A window of Lysobacter terrestris contains these coding sequences:
- a CDS encoding tetratricopeptide repeat protein translates to MSARTNPHDARGTYRRARRHALRLGALALVYVAATAMAARNSPGVNVSATGFTIVESAKVDGATRADYARAAGLLAQQRYAEGIVLLQDITTRQPKLTAAFIDLGIAQAKSNELDQAEASLKRAIELQPKHPIAWNELGLVQRRQGKLNDARASYEKSLAAAPGFHFARLNLAVLCDLYLEDAACALDNYVLYQQAVPDDKQVAGWIASARARAGKGGK, encoded by the coding sequence ATGTCAGCGCGCACTAACCCGCACGACGCTCGCGGTACGTACCGGCGCGCCCGCCGCCATGCCCTGCGCCTGGGCGCGCTCGCACTGGTCTACGTGGCCGCGACGGCGATGGCCGCGCGCAACTCGCCGGGCGTGAACGTGAGCGCCACCGGCTTCACCATCGTGGAGTCGGCGAAGGTCGACGGCGCGACGCGTGCCGACTACGCGCGTGCCGCCGGACTGCTCGCGCAGCAGCGCTATGCCGAAGGCATCGTCCTGCTGCAGGACATCACCACGCGCCAGCCCAAGCTCACCGCGGCGTTCATCGACCTCGGCATCGCCCAGGCGAAGAGCAACGAACTGGACCAGGCCGAGGCGAGCCTGAAGCGCGCGATCGAGCTGCAGCCCAAGCACCCGATCGCGTGGAACGAGCTGGGCCTGGTGCAGCGTCGCCAGGGCAAGCTCAACGATGCGCGCGCGTCCTACGAGAAGTCGCTCGCCGCCGCGCCGGGCTTCCACTTCGCCCGGCTCAACCTCGCGGTGCTGTGCGACCTCTACCTCGAAGACGCCGCCTGCGCGCTCGACAACTACGTCCTCTACCAGCAGGCCGTGCCCGACGACAAACAGGTCGCGGG